A genomic region of Plasmodium vivax chromosome 1, whole genome shotgun sequence contains the following coding sequences:
- a CDS encoding mannose-6-phosphate isomerase, putative (encoded by transcript PVX_093650A) has protein sequence MKTRKLCINECIPYVQKYEWGKGKDGMVYDVMKNIVKENFELVKKEIDKAEHIKEYAPNGEGEKRKKEGAASASAASASAASAAGEVAKGVETAPAAEKSKQSEPNSGSGEQPSGSGDQPSGSGEEANANDAPEPKYAELWIGNHEKGPNLVLYKNSFIKIEDFLQIYETKKKKKGKIAKYFYKKIEDTKNKYNNKKNSTKSEDVNSVVRNKETDVKRYSDVEFSSLKNYSLYENYDLVKEDVDKNTLFPYLFKLLSIAKPLSIQIHPNEVQTLYLNTLNPVLYKDKVFKTEMCVCIKDMSLLCGFMNIFKIAFLVTSVGELHDFFLKREKPAGGGSADSGSVNCMGEAVQGVAPTGEQPKDIFHLFDLFHTQKDEHVEELMKMLARIYIYIISYSLKRGSRQTYDVLSVIDNYAECIQKYVFDEGFFLGFYKNEKFLEQNLNLGNLIKLEKEKLQNSGGGRRGAAGLSGSDDEEEEELEVDVKGGADAGSKVEIEVGSKAELAGEDTALDAVSASAAAAGGDPEETRGVESAPRQVKKQNRGVEEEEVGVKEEGASPGAPHAAPPDAAPHPEKKQDLQCAAQLVSRKKIKSFYEHMFKYLVYRTMLVEGEVLSKCVNDIATKNEKYKSFLKEKELTNKSPEEIYSDVCKKKNYQDVQSDTESFIIGNIFEILHNVSKFYPNDGGRIFVFILQQLNLKDGDVVYIKPGVIHSYISGHCLECMTNSDLVIRGGLTNKEMDKLNFIKYVNYKSNFPIILEKEFINYNIISYSYYKMKYFKILFLTVRPGESVTFLFSDVSFTSCIVLSSNRTVKIKGRKNDKKKASIKGVKKGTVFFIAPGILVTLANFYASEADGDKELVLYCATA, from the coding sequence atgaagaccCGGAAGCTGTGCATAAACGAGTGCATCCCCTACGTGCAGAAGTACGAGTGGGGCAAGGGGAAGGACGGGATGGTCTACGACGTGATGAAGAATATCGTGAAGGAGAACTTCGAGTTGGTGAAAAAGGAGATCGACAAGGCGGAGCACATAAAGGAGTACGCGCCGAATggcgagggggagaagcgaaagAAGGAGGGGGCGGCGTCAGCTTCCGCAGCGTCAGCTTCCGCTGCGTCAGCGGCGGGGGAAGTGGCCAAGGGGGTGGAAACTGCCCCTGCAGCGGAGAAGAGCAAGCAGAGCGAGCCAAACAGTGGCAGTGGCGAGCAACCCAGTGGCAGTGGCGATCAACCCAGTGGCAGCGGGGAGGAAGCCAACGCGAATGACGCGCCCGAGCCAAAGTACGCGGAGCTGTGGATCGGGAACCACGAAAAGGGACCCAACTTGGTACTCTACAAAAatagttttataaaaattgaagattttctccaaatatacgaaacgaagaaaaaaaaaaaaggaaaaattgcaaaatatttttacaagaaAATTGAagacacaaaaaataaatataacaataaaaagAACTCAACGAAATCGGAAGATGTCAACAGCGTTGTTCGGAACAAAGAAACGGATGTGAAGAGGTACTCGGATGTTGAGTTTTCCTCTTTGAAGAATTATTCCCTCTATGAAAATTACGACTTAGTGAAGGAGGACGTAGATAAGAACACGCTCTTCCCCTATCTGTTTAAGTTGCTCTCCATTGCGAAGCCTCTTAGCATACAGATCCACCCGAACGAAGTGCAGACGCTGTACTTGAATACGCTAAACCCGGTGCTTTACAAGGATAAAGTCTTCAAAACGGAGATGTGCGTTTGTATTAAGGACATGAGTTTGCTGTGCGGATTTATGAACATCTTCAAAATTGCCTTTTTGGTCACCAGCGTGGGGGAGCTCCACGATTTTTTCCtcaagagggagaagcccgctggggggggcagcgCCGATTCCGGCAGTGTTAACTGCATGGGGGAAGCCGTGCAGGGAGTAGCCCCCACAGGAGAACAACCAAAAGACATCTTTCACCTGTTTGACCTGTTCCACACGCAGAAGGACGAGCACGTGGAGGAGCTCATGAAGATGCTGGCGCGTATTTACATCTACATAATTAGCTACTCCCTGAAGAGGGGCAGCAGGCAGACCTACGACGTCCTTTCGGTGATTGACAATTACGCGGAGTGCATCCAAAAGTACGTTTTTGATGAGGGGTTCTTTTTGGGCttctataaaaatgaaaaatttttggAGCAGAATCTGAATTTGGGGAATTTGATTAAGctggagaaggagaagctgcaAAATAGCGGCGGCGGTCGGAGGGGCGCCGCGGGGCTGAGTGGGTccgatgatgaggaggaggaggagctggAGGTGGACGTCAAGGGGGGGGCGGACGCGGGCAGCAAGGTGGAGATAGAGGTGGGCAGCAAGGCGGAGCTAGCGGGAGAGGACACGGCTTTAGATGCAGTTTCTGCTTCCGCTGCAGCTGCGGGAGGGGACCCCGAGGAGACGCGCGGCGTGGAGAGCGCGCCCCGgcaggtgaagaagcaaaacaggggagtggaagaagaagaagtgggAGTGAAAGAGGAGGGCGCTTCCCCCGGCGCTCCCCACGCTGCTCCCCCCGATGCTGCACCCCACCCGGAGAAGAAGCAGGACCTGCAGTGCGCAGCCCAGCTGGTGAGCAGAAAGAAAATCAAATCGTTTTACGAGCACATGTTTAAGTACCTCGTCTACCGAACGATGCTGGTCGAAGGTGAGGTGCTAAGCAAATGCGTTAATGACATCGCAACGAAGAATGAAAAGTATAAGTCCtttttgaaggaaaaggagtTGACAAATAAAAGCCCAGAGGAGATTTACTCTGACGtttgcaagaaaaaaaactaccaAGATGTCCAGTCCGATACGGAGAGTTTTATTATTggcaatatttttgaaattctTCACAACGTTTCTAAATTTTACCCTAACGATGGAGGGAGAATCTTCGTTTTCATTCTGCAGCAGCTAAATTTGAAGGATGGAGATGTGGTGTATATCAAGCCAGGGGTTATCCACTCATACATTTCGGGGCACTGCCTGGAGTGCATGACCAATTCTGATTTAGTCATCCGAGGAGGACTCACCAACAAAGAAAtggataaattaaattttataaaatatgtaaattataagaGTAACTTCCCCATCATTCTGGAAAAGGAATTTATAAACTACAACATCATTTCGTATAGTTattacaaaatgaaatattttaaaattttatttttgactGTTCGACCAGGGGAGAgtgttacttttttattttctgacGTCAGTTTTACGTCGTGTATCGTTTTGTCTAGCAATCGGACCGTTAAGAttaaggggaggaagaatgATAAGAAGAAGGCCAGCATTAAGGGCGTGAAGAAGGGCACCGTGTTTTTCATCGCGCCGGGCATCCTCGTCACTTTGGCCAACTTTTACGCGTCGGAGGCGGACGGCGACAAGGAGCTCGTGCTCTACTGCGCCACGGCTTGA
- a CDS encoding hypothetical protein, conserved (encoded by transcript PVX_093655A), translated as MRSAERGGNEGSDPREPSNCSSRGKEKKKEKGEKTEKAEKAEKADKTDRRDKTDRVEKDTRRKTPQCAGELCEILSSDGSNEQIEQDADNFIIVELISYIGGNSKIITYYPSTRGSKSGQNKYLHHFYSKKRIKLYLCLHKRSNEIYIYEVESRKVRRRETPPGSSANAAPVPEAISTNRGEMNQASAFLHGANVKSEPPCDAPPPPNDEHNPIINESTSSCKEEPTHECKPGKCKTKEEDKSTSMMSENQNFKERSNKKMVVTKLFDSVHCSYDLSTVEFTKLNSPDDKTLNSLKSILEQKINKSERRVSDAGHSQGGAPLEETSQKGDTQKRGNQTGDTQTGAHPIGSHIADTLSKGPPPSDHSCAKADEAGKDMTRSGDNDSASDSQVKILFLLFREPADIYMNQFAAFDQGSGETCTREISGFLKDEQQRLLERECAQAKRANNYGAQIKQTTHDQVPQSFLQSYESDVSIYSNDLFFSDSEVVTREEELNTNEKKNKRSFPVYTRSNLKIKWLLLNLNLTKEEEVVIEKYVLLKKASILRATKSTHDSNDLHSSFYKTEKKSNEEQRKSRRKESHLLKGDPTWSGRPYSTRSTRKGNSQARQQKKDRPDESDTNEAHHTQLATNDRDDNHQSENTLREKQKGEDNKLIFTFKFEEDAEKARQAGDLHHEQVSVEHKMSSHGGEINRGNQNDHATEADPSVHESDASVEPVFCYPSARTSKEKASLLDDASTCQEPSRASKVCSSYSYLDQGSQALCEAATDDNEEETLKGRKRKIDELGNANQVQCREKKMLHVLPEGEDYDDDFPEERNGEGVASEVGASNETSNEQSNDPTNDPSNDPSNDPSNDSLASGSAPNHSSNSNVSYTSEADCRYRRCADSVEEVPPREGGQPLQSGGQTGQQQTGQQQTGQQQTGQQQTGQQQTGQQLPTRAGEAVNSSLTQQCDGFVDSSGGCSEGEGCLKGDAGRAERGEGGSGKDGERGSSRGGEETLFFKHKVRSLFDVIKVICCNFARHFKYSSKLKFYVTTFLNFSKIEKTKLQFMQKERILDTQLLKMHMHKKTEDVNNAWRINTHKMDRHNLFRLNKFKYIDDSIIDFFHNYIYSFVLKEGSKREEGKNEGIPTDRGGKSDGIPTDRGGQNEGRQNKGIPTDGGTQNDVYIFNTFFYKKIELYEDTCKAYLSTNRWIQKLDRKVYEYTYVFVPINISNTHWSLVLLYFPFNGGQAGREQRQEGEKEEEGEEEGEKKNSPVRSSPSGDSPMRSPSSGDSPKSDPPSGDSPESNPPTDHSHPTFRSKSCESFFSKRGAHSKSRLPKNRTALLRNYLQGRDNPGHHHERKEGHLYKDVKSSSDCGDDHHTGSIPPKGDMTIRLRGTNKTGSPQTCNDATSKVKDPPKKENVKVAYMIYLDSLFPSIKGNKILHKLKRYLEHMLQRDCASPGGVTTALGEVGAVGAAPSASANTAANTTANSSQNPSISHNPSSAPPPRIFFKFVYPNVIPKQTNTYDCGIYIIQFVLHLCLNKHLVESELIKSCREQGKGSPAADRLRFGLHNHRRDGGGSYSRPCAGKPAPWFSPKDVSLK; from the exons ATGAGGAGTGCCGAGCGGGGAGGCAACGAGGGAAGCGATCCAAGAGAGCCAAGCAACTGCAGCTCGCgcgggaaggagaagaagaaggagaaagggGAGAAGACGGAAAAAGCGGAGAAGGCGGAAAAAGCGGACAAAACTGATAGGAGGGACAAAACTGATAGGGTGGAGAAGGACACGCGTAGGAAAACCCCCCAGTGCGCAGGTGAACTGTGCGAAATCCTCTCCTCCGATGGCAGCAACGAGCAAATTGAACAGGACGCGGACAACTTCATCATAGTGGAGCTCATTTCCTACATCGGAGGGAACTCCAAAATTATTACCTACTACCCGAGCACCCGCGGGAGCAAATCCGGGCAGAACAAGTACCTCCACCACTTTtacagcaaaaaaaggatcaaGCTGTATCTGTGCCTCCACAAAAGGAGCAACGAGATTTACATATACGAGGTGGAGTCTAGGAAGGTCAGGCGGAGGGAGACCCCCCCGGGCAGTAGTGCCAATGCAGCGCCCGTTCCAGAAGCCATCTCTACGAATAGAGGAGAGATGAACCAAGCGAGTGCATTCCTGCACGGCGCAAATGTCAAAAGCGAGCCACCATGTGATGCACCCCCACCTCCCAATGACGAGCATAATCCCATCATCAACGAGTCTACCTCGTCCTGCAAAGAAGAACCAACGCATGAGTGCAAACCAGGGAAGTGCaaaacaaaagaggaagataAATCCACCTCAATGATGAGCGAAAACCAAAACTTCAAAGAAagaagcaacaaaaaaatggttgtTACCAAACTGTTTGATAGCGTCCACTGCAGCTACGATTTGTCTACCGTCGAATTTACGAAGCTGAACAGCCCAGATGATAAAACGCTAAACTCGTTGAAGAGCATTTTAGAGCAAAAGATTAACAAAAGTGAGAGGAGGGTCTCCGATGCGGGGCATTCCCAGGGGGGGGCCCCACTGGAAGAGACctcccaaaagggggacacccaaaaaaggggcaaccaAACAGGGGATACCCAAACAGGGGCCCACCCAATTGGCAGTCACATTGCTGATACCCTTTCGAAGGGCCCTCCGCCGAGTGACCATTCCTGCGCCAAAGCGGACGAGGCGGGAAAAGAcatgacccgttcaggcgacAACGACAGTGCAAGTGACAGCCAAGTTAAAAtcctctttcttctttttcgcgAGCCAGCAGATATATACATGAACCAGTTTGCGGCGTTCGACCAAG gcaGCGGCGAAACGTGCACGAGGGAAATCAGTGGGTTCTTGAAGGACGAGCAGCAGCGGCTCCTCGAGCGGGAGTGCGCGCAGGCCAAGCGGGCAAACAACTACGGAGCGCAAATAAAACAAACCACACACGACCAAGTTCCCCAAAGCTTCCTACAGAGCTACGAAAGCGACGTGAGCATTTACAGCAACGATCTCTTCTTTAGCGACTCAGAAGTAGTCACCAGAGAAGAGGAGCTCAACACGAatgagaagaagaataaGAGAAGCTTCCCTGTGTACACTCGaagcaatttaaaaattaagtgGCTTCTCCTCAACCTAAATTtaacaaaagaggaagaagtggtcatagaaaaatatgtCCTGTTGAAGAAGGCCAGCATTCTCAGGGCCACCAAGTCTACCCACGACTCGAACGACCTGCACTCCAGTTTTTACAAAACGGAGAAGAAGTCCAACGAGGAGCAGAGGAAATCACGTAGGAAGGAATCCCACTTGCTTAAGGGAGACCCCACTTGGAGTGGCAGACCCTACTCCACGCGCAGTACCCGCAAGGGTAACTCCCAAGCAAGACAGCAAAAGAAGGACAGGCCAGATGAAAGCGACACCAATGAGGCACACCACACTCAGCTAGCCACGAATGATCGAGACGACAACCACCAGAGTGAGAATACcttaagggaaaaacaaaagggggaagacaaCAAGTTAATATTTACCTTTAAGTTTGAAGAGGACGCGGAGAAGGCCAGACAGGCAGGTGACCTCCACCATGAGCAGGTCTCAGTGGAGCACAAAATGTCatcccatgggggggagatAAACAGGGGAAACCAAAACGACCATGCTACTGAGGCTGATCCGAGTGTGCACGAATCGGATGCCTCTGTTGAGCCGGTTTTTTGCTACCCCAGTGCCAGGACCTCAAAGGAGAAGGCCTCCCTCCTCGACGACGCCAGCACCTGCCAGGAACCTAGTCGCGCCTCCAAGGTATGCTCCTCTTACTCCTATCTGGACCAAGGCTCTCAAGCATTATGTGAAGCGGCCACCGACGACAACGAGGAGGAGACGctaaaggggaggaagaggaagatagATGAGCTGGGAAATGCTAACCAGGTGCAGTgtagagagaaaaaaatgctgcacGTTCTCCCGGAGGGGGAAGACTACGATGATGACTTTCCCGAGGAGCGAAACGGTGAAGGTGTGGCTTCCGAGGTGGGAGCGTCAAACGAGACCTCAAACGAACAGTCAAATGACCCGACGAATGACCCGTCGAACGACCCGTCGAACGACCCGTCGAACGACTCCCTCGCGAGCGGCTCCGCACCCAACCACTCCAGCAACTCCAACGTGAGCTACACCTCCGAGGCGGACTGCAGGTACAGGCGGTGCGCCGACTCGGTGGAGGAGGTCCCCCCGCgggagggggggcagccccTGCAGAGTGGAGGGCAAACGGGTCAGCAACAAACGGGCCAGCAACAAACGGGCCAGCAACAAACGGGCCAGCAACAAACGGGTCAGCAACAAACGGGTCAACAGCTGCCTACCCGCGcgggcgaagcggtgaacaGCTCCCTAACGCAGCAGTGTGACGGGTTTGTGGACAGCTCTGGCGGCTGCTCCGAGGGGGAGGGCTGCCTCAAGGGGGATGCTGGCCGCGCTGAGAGGGGCGAAGGTGGCAGCGGAAAAGACGGCGAACGTGGTAGCAGCCGGGGGGGCGAGGAGACGCTCTTCTTCAAGCACAAAGTGAGGAGCCTGTTCGACGTCATCAAAGTGATATGCTGCAACTTCGCGCGGCACTTCAAATACAGCAGCAAGCTCAAGTTCTACGTTACGACGTTTTTAAACTTCTCCAAAATAGAAAAGACCAAACTGCAGTTCATGCAGAAGGAGAGGATACTGGACACGCAGCTCCTCaaaatgcacatgcacaaaaaaacgGAGGACGTTAACAACGCCTGGAGGATCAACACTCACAAAATGGATCGGCACAACTTGTTCCGCTTAAACAAATTCAAGTACATCGACGACTCGATCATCGATTTCTTCCACAACTATATTTACTCCTTTGTTTTGAAGgagggaagcaaaagggaggagggaaaaaacgagGGGATACCAACcgacagggggggaaaaagcgaTGGGATACCAACCGACAGGGGGGGACAGAACGAGGGGAGACAGAACAAGGGGATACCAACCGACGGGGGGACGCAAAACGACGTTTACATTTTCaacacctttttttacaaaaaaattgagctgTATGAAGACACCTGCAAGGCGTACCTGAGCACCAACAGGTGGATTCAGAAGCTCGACAGGAAGGTCTACGAATACACCTACGTCTTCGTCCCCATCAACATCAGCAACACGCACTGGTCCCTCGTGCTGCTCTACTTCCCCTTTAACGGGGGCCAGGCGGGGAGAGAGCAGCGacaagagggggagaaagaagaagagggggaagaagagggagagaaaaagaacTCCCCGGTGAGAAGCTCACCCAGTGGAGACTCCCCGATGAGAAGCCCCTCTAGTGGAGACTCCCCGAAGAGCGACCCCCCTAGTGGAGACTCCCCGGAGAGCAACCCACCCACAGACCACTCACACCCCACGTTTAGGAGCAAATCCTGCGAATCGTTCTTTTCCAAGAGGGGGGCCCACTCCAAATCGCGTCTGCCCAAGAACCGCACCGCTCTGCTGAGGAATTACCTGCAAGGGAGAGACAACCCGGGTCATCACCATGAGAGGAAAGAAGGACACCTCTACAAGGATGTAAAAAGCTCAAGTGATTGTGGGGACGACCACCACACAGGGTCGATCCCTCCAAAGGGAGACATGACCATCCGTTTGAGAGGCACAAATAAAACGGGTTCTCCCCAAACCTGCAACGATGCTACAAGTAAAGTGAAGGATCcacccaaaaaggaaaacgttAAAGTGGCCTACATGATTTACCTCGACTCGCTCTTCCCCTCCAtcaaggggaacaaaattcTGCACAAGTTGAAGAGGTACCTGGAGCACATGCTGCAGCGGGACTGTGCATCTCCCGGGGGGGTAACTACGGCACTGGGGGAAGTAGGGGCGGTAGGAGCAGCCCCCTCCGCTTCCGCGAACACTGCCGCGAACACTACCGCGAACTCTTCCCAGAACCCCTCCATTTCGCATAACCCCTCcagtgccccccccccgcggattttcttcaaattcgtCTACCCGAATGTCATCCCCAAGCAAACCAACACATACGACTGCGGCATTTACATCATCCAGTTCGTTTTGCATTTGTGCCTGAACAAGCACCTGGTCGAAAGCGAGCTGATCAAGTCGTGTCGGGAGCAGGGGAAGGGCAGCCCTGCCGCTGACCGCCTTCGCTTCGGCCTCCACAACCACCGGCGCGATGGCGGGGGCTCCTACTCGAGGCCGTGTGCGGGGAAGCCCGCCCCGTGGTTCTCCCCCAAGGATGTCAGCTTGAAGTAG
- a CDS encoding hypothetical protein, conserved (encoded by transcript PVX_093660A) — protein sequence MDINLEERAYTSPLMRYIYQQSQPAKKSKSEEEKSYGYTPFSIRLGSLPIKNPSDNKYISNMNSLNIVNMLPLSLFSNYNSNNMSSTDILFLPKFSTFLFFTIPIFVMMPNLTLYTKHWFFFAPK from the coding sequence ATGGACATCAACCTGGAAGAGCGAGCGTACACCTCCCCGCTGATGCGGTACATATATCAGCAAAGCCAGCCCgcaaagaaaagcaaaagtgaagaagaaaagagcTACGGATATACCCCATTCAGCATACGGTTAGGAAGCCTGCCAATAAAAAATCCCAGCgacaataaatatatttcaaatatGAACTCCTTAAACATCGTGAATATGCTCCCCCTGTCTTTGTTCTCCAACTATAATAGCAACAATATGAGCTCAACGGACATTTTGTTTCTGCCCAAGTTTTCTAcgttcctctttttcaccatccccatttttgtgatgATGCCCAATTTGACGCTCTACACCAAGCACTGGTTCTTCTTCGCCCCGAAGTAG